In the genome of Mesotoga infera, one region contains:
- a CDS encoding methyltransferase domain-containing protein produces MGMKFRDFDPGILGCLDLDLTSLHARINHGTLLLSWFTNPPKGSRKALELGSGSGVISIYLAKVFGLSVTGLEIDRDLYDVSIKNARANCTEELTSFINCDIRTYSSENRGEIFDLVVANPPHYVHSGLESPDEKRNIARRIDQDSARVFASAAGSFLKNRGAFFFLLHPRDLTKWARLLEDEGLGIHRLRFAYGSFEKQAQLVLLSGRKGASSEIVVEPPIRMR; encoded by the coding sequence ATGGGGATGAAATTTCGTGATTTTGATCCGGGAATTCTTGGGTGTCTCGATCTTGACCTTACCTCTCTTCATGCTCGTATCAATCACGGGACTCTGTTGCTATCGTGGTTCACTAACCCTCCTAAAGGCTCAAGGAAGGCACTCGAATTGGGTTCTGGCAGCGGAGTAATTTCGATCTATCTGGCAAAGGTATTTGGACTGTCAGTAACTGGTCTGGAGATTGATAGAGATCTTTACGACGTGTCAATCAAGAACGCTCGCGCCAATTGCACCGAAGAGCTTACCAGTTTCATAAACTGCGACATCAGGACATATTCTAGCGAGAACAGAGGAGAGATCTTTGATCTAGTTGTAGCCAATCCCCCTCATTATGTTCATTCCGGTCTCGAAAGTCCAGACGAAAAAAGAAACATCGCAAGACGTATTGACCAGGATTCTGCAAGAGTGTTTGCCTCTGCCGCGGGTAGTTTTCTAAAGAACAGAGGAGCGTTCTTTTTTTTGTTGCATCCGAGGGACTTGACAAAATGGGCACGTCTTCTGGAGGATGAAGGACTGGGAATTCATAGATTGAGATTTGCGTACGGGTCTTTCGAAAAACAGGCACAGTTGGTGCTATTAAGCGGGAGAAAGGGCGCATCATCTGAAATTGTTGTAGAACCGCCCATAAGAATGAGGTGA
- a CDS encoding dTMP kinase gives MFVSIEGIDGCGKTTQIKLLAEYLSQLGVEFTIVREPGGTSAGEEIRQMLLHKDFRLCAESELLLFMAARAQIVREVIRPALESGRLVIADRFMDSSVAYQGVGRDLGQKVVEFMNSFAVGNTVPDITLYIDVPADVAMSRMRKEKKNDKIEVESLEFFERVRKGYERLMAENHKRFVVIDGRKSEEQVHEDIRKSLSVLTEKRKPNRR, from the coding sequence ATGTTTGTAAGTATAGAAGGAATTGACGGATGCGGAAAAACCACTCAGATCAAACTTTTGGCTGAGTATCTCAGTCAATTAGGTGTGGAGTTCACTATAGTCAGGGAACCCGGTGGAACAAGCGCAGGCGAGGAGATCCGGCAGATGCTGCTTCATAAGGACTTCCGCTTGTGTGCAGAGTCTGAGCTGCTTCTATTCATGGCGGCACGGGCACAGATAGTTAGGGAGGTTATAAGACCTGCTCTGGAGAGCGGTAGATTGGTGATAGCAGATCGATTCATGGATTCATCGGTTGCCTATCAGGGAGTTGGTAGGGATCTCGGACAGAAAGTCGTCGAGTTCATGAATTCATTTGCCGTGGGGAACACGGTCCCGGATATTACTTTATACATTGATGTGCCGGCAGATGTAGCAATGTCGCGGATGAGAAAAGAAAAGAAAAATGATAAAATAGAAGTGGAAAGTTTAGAGTTTTTCGAAAGAGTAAGAAAAGGATATGAGAGGTTGATGGCAGAAAATCACAAGAGATTCGTTGTCATAGATGGAAGAAAGTCTGAAGAGCAAGTGCATGAAGATATCAGGAAGTCTTTATCGGTTTTAACAGAGAAGCGAAAGCCAAACAGGAGGTGA